TCAGATTGGTAAGTGATCGAACGGTTGGCCTGGTACCTGGAGCGGCCTTGTGTCGCGAAAGGGCTGCACGGCAGCCCCAGGATTTCAGTGCAGACGCACAATCGCCGGGGCCGCTTTGCGGCCCTTTCGCGACGCAACGCCGCTCTTACAGATAGAGGAGTGTGGAGAGAAATCACAGGTATAAAAAAACCGACCCTAGGGTCGGTTTTTTCGACAAGAACGTCGCTTAGGCAGCTGCAGCTTCTTTCAGCGCCTTGATGTGGCCATTCAGACGGCCTTTGTGGCGAGCAGCTTTGTTCTTGTGGATGATACCTTTGTCGGCCATACGGTCGATTACAGGTACAGCCAGAACGTAAGCGGCTTGCGCTTTTTCGGCGTCTTTTGCGTCGATGGCTTTGACTACATTCTTG
This window of the Pseudomonas mosselii genome carries:
- the rpsT gene encoding 30S ribosomal protein S20, with protein sequence MANSPSAKKRAKQAEKRRSHNASLRSMVRTYIKNVVKAIDAKDAEKAQAAYVLAVPVIDRMADKGIIHKNKAARHKGRLNGHIKALKEAAAA